Proteins co-encoded in one Setaria viridis chromosome 9, Setaria_viridis_v4.0, whole genome shotgun sequence genomic window:
- the LOC117839903 gene encoding geraniol 8-hydroxylase, with protein sequence MATAVLLPWLLWLVLSLIALYLLDLFAHARRGLPPGPRPLPLIGSLHLLGGQPHRSLARLAKIHGPIMSLRLGSVTTVVVSSPDAAREFLQKHDAVFANRSVPDAIGDHARNSVPWLPHSARWRALRKIMATELFAPHRLDALQGLRREKVQELVDHVGRLARESAAVDVGRVVFTTGLNLLSRTMFSRDLTSLEDHGGSKEFQEVVTEIMETAGSPNLSDFFPALAAVDPQRLRQKLAGLFARLHQLFDVEVNRRLRERDAGEPRKNDFLDLLLDATGGGLTTAGLDRDTLRSFFTEEDRSLDLFAAGSDTSSSTVEWAMVELLRNPVSMAKLSNELVEVIGSRRKIEESDIGQLPYLQAVIKETFRLHPPVPLLLPRQAEAATEIMGYMIPKGARVLINVWAMGRDNDIWPEPEKFMPERFLESMIDFRGGDFELIPFGAGRRICPGMALATRMVHLVLASLLNQFKWRLPAEVERNGVEMAEKFGVTLKKASPLCAIATPI encoded by the exons ATGGCAACTGCAGTGCTGCTTCCATGGCTGCTATGGCTTGTCCTCTCCCTCATTGCTCTCTACCTTCTCGACCTCTTTGCACACGCTCGCCGCGGCCTCCCGCCGGGGCCCCGCCCGCTTCCACTAATCGGAAGCCTCCACCTCCTGGGTGGCCAGCCGCACCGCTCCCTCGCCCGCCTCGCCAAGATCCACGGCCCGATCATGTCCCTCCGCCTGGGCTCGGTCACCACCGTGGTCGTCTCCTCCCCGGACGCCGCGCGGGAGTTCCTGCAGAAGCACGACGCCGTCTTCGCCAACCGATCCGTGCCCGACGCGATCGGAGACCACGCAAGGAACTCCGTGCCCTGGCTGCCGCACTCCGCGCGGTGGCGCGCCCTCAGGAAGATCATGGCCACCGAGCTGTTCGCGCCGCACCGCCTGGACGCGCTCCAGGGCCTGCGCCGCGAGAAGGTGCAGGAACTCGTAGACCACGTCGGGCGGCTGGCGCGGGAGAGCGCGGCGGTGGACGTCGGCCGCGTGGTGTTCACGACGGGGCTCAACCTCCTCTCGCGCACCATGTTCTCCCGCGACCTGACCAGCTTGGAGGACCACGGTGGGTCCAAGGAGTTCCAGGAGGTGGTGACCGAGATCATGGAGACGGCGGGGAGCCCCAACCTGTCGGACTTCTTCCCAGCGCTCGCGGCGGTCGATCCTCAGCGCCTGCGCCAGAAGCTGGCAGGGCTGTTTGCACGGCTGCACCAGTTGTTTGACGTCGAGGTCAACAGGAGGCTGCGCGAGCGCGATGCCGGCGAGCCCCGGAAGAACGACTTCCTCGACCTGCTGCTCGACGCCACCGGAGGAGGCTTGACCACGGCGGGGCTTGATCGTGACACGCTCCGGTCATTCTTCACGGAAGAAGACAGATCACTA GATTTGTTTGCTGCAGGAAGTGATACAAGCTCCAGCACAGTGGAATGGGCCATGGTGGAGTTGCTCAGAAACCCAGTTTCAATGGCTAAACTAAGCAACGAGCTCGTAGAGGTAATTGGTTcaagaagaaaaattgaagaatCTGACATAGGCCAGCTGCCCTATCTTCAAGCTGTGATTAAAGAAACTTTCCGGCTGCATCCTCCTGTTCCATTGTTGCTACCACGCCAAGCAGAGGCTGCAACAGAAATAATGGGCTATATGATTCCTAAAGGCGCTCGTGTTCTTATAAATGTTTGGGCAATGGGTAGAGATAATGACATTTGGCCTGAGCCGGAGAAGTTTATGCCCGAGAGATTTTTGGAAAGTATGATTGATTTTAGAGGTGGAGACTTTGAACTCATACCATTTGGTGCAGGACGTCGGATCTGTCCTGGGATGGCGTTAGCTACTAGGATGGTGCATCTGGTTCTTGCATCACTATTAAATCAATTCAAATGGAGGCTCCCGGCTGAGGTTGAAAGAAATGGTGTTGAAATGGCTGAAAAGTTTGGCGTGACGCTTAAAAAGGCCAGCCCTCTTTGCGCAATTGCTACACCAATCTGA